The following proteins are co-located in the Paenibacillus sp. JNUCC32 genome:
- a CDS encoding DUF421 domain-containing protein, with protein sequence MSHMTILILRTVLMYVVIFVTMRIMGKREIGKLSIFDLVISVMIAEIAVFVLEDVHKPIWDGLAPIAVLVAIQVGLAYIGLKNRSIRLFADGKPSILVSRGKLHRKEMSKLRYNLDDLMQQLRGKDIDSLADVEFAILETSGQLTVIPKDADNGSNRSNSSSSSSNASSSTHSSGALSKAKSETGNPTVVDIPYDKITYEGLPIPLILDGKVQDENLELIEKTRFWLKNEIQNHGAKDFKDIFLCSIDHKGRIYIDRKDRD encoded by the coding sequence ATGTCTCATATGACTATTCTGATTCTGCGGACCGTTCTGATGTATGTGGTTATCTTTGTTACCATGAGAATCATGGGCAAACGGGAAATCGGAAAGCTGTCTATCTTCGATTTGGTCATATCCGTCATGATCGCAGAGATCGCCGTTTTTGTCCTCGAAGATGTCCATAAACCGATTTGGGACGGACTAGCTCCTATCGCCGTGTTGGTTGCCATTCAGGTAGGACTTGCCTACATCGGCCTGAAAAATCGAAGCATACGGCTGTTTGCGGACGGAAAACCCAGCATACTGGTATCCCGAGGCAAGCTTCACCGCAAAGAGATGTCAAAGCTTCGCTACAATCTGGATGATCTGATGCAGCAATTAAGGGGAAAGGACATCGACAGTTTGGCAGACGTGGAATTTGCGATTCTCGAAACTTCCGGCCAGCTCACCGTTATTCCAAAAGATGCGGATAACGGTTCGAACCGCTCGAATAGTTCATCAAGTTCTTCCAACGCCTCAAGCTCCACTCATTCTTCAGGTGCTTTATCCAAGGCCAAATCCGAAACAGGAAACCCTACCGTTGTTGATATTCCATACGATAAAATTACGTACGAAGGACTGCCCATTCCGCTTATATTGGATGGAAAGGTGCAGGACGAAAACCTTGAACTGATTGAAAAAACAAGGTTCTGGCTGAAAAACGAGATTCAAAACCACGGAGCCAAGGATTTTAAGGATATCTTCCTATGCTCCATCGACCATAAAGGACGTATTTACATCGACCGCAAAGACAGGGACTAG
- a CDS encoding TIGR04086 family membrane protein — protein MEPIRRVFTFRITNPILSGLLYSYFWMFLGALALSLLLWGSGLAEDDLSFYTFLVHAVAAFIGGCVSGKRAGNKGWYYGCLTGLVYGITLLVIGFLALDSSLSLGDLTLIATVFAAGAIGGMFGVNLKK, from the coding sequence ATGGAACCGATCCGGCGAGTATTCACTTTCAGGATCACCAATCCGATTCTTTCAGGACTCTTGTATTCTTATTTCTGGATGTTTCTTGGCGCATTGGCGCTATCCCTGCTGCTGTGGGGCAGCGGACTGGCCGAGGATGATTTATCGTTCTACACGTTTCTGGTACATGCCGTCGCGGCCTTTATTGGGGGCTGTGTGAGCGGCAAACGCGCAGGTAACAAAGGCTGGTATTATGGCTGCCTGACCGGGCTGGTATATGGGATTACGCTGCTCGTCATCGGCTTTCTAGCCTTGGATAGTTCCTTGTCACTCGGAGATTTGACGCTGATTGCCACGGTTTTTGCTGCCGGGGCCATCGGGGGAATGTTCGGGGTTAACTTAAAAAAATAA
- the yajC gene encoding preprotein translocase subunit YajC, protein MFGSFELAAAQGQGGGILGLILPFVLMFVIFYFLLIRPQQKKQKTRNAMLSALSKGDKVVTIGGLHGTIVEITDDIVVLKVNDVTKLTFDRNSVSHSVNTDA, encoded by the coding sequence ATGTTTGGTTCATTTGAACTCGCAGCAGCGCAAGGTCAGGGCGGAGGCATTTTGGGGTTGATTTTGCCTTTCGTTCTGATGTTCGTCATCTTTTATTTTCTGCTTATCCGTCCACAGCAGAAGAAACAGAAAACAAGAAACGCAATGCTTAGCGCCTTGTCCAAAGGCGATAAAGTGGTAACGATCGGAGGCCTTCACGGGACGATCGTGGAGATTACCGACGACATCGTGGTTTTGAAAGTGAACGACGTAACGAAGTTGACGTTCGACCGCAACTCGGTAAGCCATAGCGTGAATACGGATGCATAA
- the tgt gene encoding tRNA guanosine(34) transglycosylase Tgt yields MAAAVTYEHIKTCKQSGARLGRVHTPHGVIDTPTFMPVGTLATVKTMSPEELKAMDAHIILSNTYHLFLRPGHDIVKEAGGLHKFMNWDRPILTDSGGFQVFSLAEMRKISEEGVHFRSHLNGDKLFISPEVAMEIQNALGSDIMMAFDECPPFPAEYEYVKQSTERTSRWAERCLKSHARPEDQALFGIVQGGMHEDLRRQSARDLTSMDFPGYAIGGLSVGESKQLMYEVLDYTVPLLPNNKPRYLMGVGSPDALIEGSIRGVDMFDCVLPTRIARNGTTMTSQGRLVVRNAQYARDYGPLDPECDCYTCRNYSRAYLRHLIKSDETFGLRLTTYHNLHFLINLMRSVRQSIMEDRLLDFRDEFFDKYGLHDNEKGF; encoded by the coding sequence ATGGCAGCAGCTGTTACTTATGAACATATTAAAACGTGCAAACAATCGGGCGCCAGGCTCGGCAGAGTGCACACCCCCCACGGCGTAATCGATACGCCGACATTCATGCCTGTCGGAACGTTGGCAACCGTAAAAACGATGAGCCCGGAAGAGCTTAAAGCGATGGATGCCCACATTATTTTGAGCAACACCTATCACCTCTTCCTGCGACCGGGACATGATATTGTGAAGGAAGCAGGCGGGCTGCACAAATTCATGAACTGGGACCGGCCGATATTGACCGATAGCGGCGGTTTCCAGGTATTCAGCCTGGCGGAAATGAGAAAAATATCGGAAGAGGGCGTACATTTCCGTTCGCATTTGAACGGAGATAAACTGTTCATCTCTCCAGAGGTCGCAATGGAGATCCAAAACGCGCTGGGATCTGATATTATGATGGCCTTTGATGAATGCCCGCCTTTTCCTGCGGAGTATGAGTACGTCAAACAATCCACCGAGCGGACTTCCCGCTGGGCTGAACGCTGCCTGAAGAGTCATGCCAGACCGGAGGACCAAGCCCTGTTCGGCATCGTGCAGGGAGGCATGCATGAGGATCTTCGCCGTCAGAGCGCCCGTGATTTGACTTCCATGGATTTCCCGGGTTATGCTATTGGTGGACTTAGTGTGGGAGAATCGAAGCAGCTTATGTATGAAGTGCTGGATTACACGGTGCCCCTGCTGCCGAACAATAAGCCTCGCTATTTGATGGGAGTCGGATCACCGGATGCGTTGATTGAGGGCTCGATTCGTGGTGTGGATATGTTCGATTGCGTGCTTCCGACGCGGATCGCCCGCAACGGGACAACGATGACAAGTCAAGGCCGTCTTGTCGTTCGAAATGCTCAATATGCCAGGGATTACGGACCGCTGGATCCGGAATGCGACTGCTATACCTGCCGTAACTACTCGCGTGCTTATCTGCGCCATCTGATCAAGAGCGACGAAACGTTCGGACTGCGATTGACGACGTATCATAATCTGCATTTCCTGATCAATTTGATGCGGAGCGTGCGTCAGAGTATTATGGAAGACCGTCTGCTTGATTTCCGCGATGAGTTTTTTGATAAGTACGGCCTACACGATAATGAAAAAGGGTTCTAA
- the queA gene encoding tRNA preQ1(34) S-adenosylmethionine ribosyltransferase-isomerase QueA, with protein MNVDLYDFELPEHLIAQTPLLDRSSSRLLTLNKESGQISHQTFADIIDSLNPGDTLVLNDTKVIPARLFGEKEDTGAKAEVLLLKNMGEDRWEALVKPGKKLKKGNVISFGEGKLKAVIEEEGEMGARTLSFSYKGIFQEILDELGQMPLPPYIKEKLDDRDRYQTVYAKHEGSAAAPTAGLHFTEALLEQIRAKGVDIAFITLHVGLGTFRPMSVDQVEDHVMHEEYYSLSQETADLLNETKRRGGRVIAVGTTSCRTLETVGSQLKGEPLRESSGWTSIFIYPGYSFTVVDALITNFHLPKSTLVMLVSALAGREHIMHAYKEAVDKEYRFFSFGDAMFIY; from the coding sequence ATGAATGTGGATTTGTATGATTTTGAATTACCCGAACACTTAATTGCGCAGACGCCGCTGCTGGATCGAAGTTCTTCCAGGCTTCTCACGCTGAACAAAGAGAGCGGACAGATAAGCCACCAGACGTTTGCGGATATCATAGACAGCCTGAATCCGGGCGATACGCTCGTATTAAACGATACGAAGGTAATCCCGGCCCGATTGTTCGGCGAAAAGGAGGATACCGGAGCGAAAGCCGAGGTCCTTCTGCTGAAGAATATGGGAGAAGACCGTTGGGAAGCACTCGTAAAACCCGGCAAGAAGCTGAAAAAGGGAAACGTGATTTCCTTTGGCGAGGGGAAACTAAAGGCGGTCATCGAGGAGGAAGGAGAAATGGGTGCTCGCACCTTGTCCTTCTCGTATAAGGGGATTTTCCAAGAAATCCTGGATGAACTGGGCCAAATGCCGCTCCCGCCTTATATTAAGGAAAAGCTGGATGATCGCGATCGCTATCAGACCGTATACGCGAAGCATGAAGGATCCGCAGCCGCGCCGACGGCAGGCCTTCATTTCACGGAGGCTCTCCTGGAACAAATCCGGGCCAAGGGAGTGGACATCGCCTTCATCACTTTACATGTGGGACTGGGAACATTCCGCCCGATGTCCGTGGATCAGGTCGAGGACCATGTCATGCATGAAGAGTACTATTCCCTATCCCAGGAAACGGCAGACCTGCTGAATGAAACGAAACGGCGCGGCGGCCGGGTTATCGCCGTAGGAACGACCTCCTGCAGAACGCTGGAAACGGTAGGCTCACAGTTAAAGGGCGAGCCTCTGCGCGAGAGCAGCGGCTGGACAAGCATTTTTATTTATCCGGGATACTCTTTTACCGTGGTGGATGCGCTGATTACGAATTTTCATCTGCCGAAATCCACGCTGGTCATGCTGGTCAGCGCGCTGGCCGGACGCGAACACATCATGCATGCGTACAAGGAAGCCGTTGACAAAGAATACCGTTTCTTCAGCTTTGGCGACGCGATGTTTATCTATTAA
- a CDS encoding SpoIID/LytB domain-containing protein: protein MDRNWTKSLFGWTTKGLLSLAVAGSLWSAPAVQAAAPSLDTIRVAMFLDLGSQYKSTTNAVTLKSAEALTASLLASGIHQTLMSIPANQQVRMSVDTYRVKVLETTDWKAASEAAKKLQATSDKPMLFADGKVYKLYAGMYGTEKAAADAAARTAKTAAAYLNGQTPAVKGALHLSAGSYGSETEAETVRKAYADAGLDAFNVMVPSGETSAYEVWVGEAANTADLAAVKKEAAKVSGSLVEQNANTPGLIIRSDVSLNLAAPQEVTQYMLSGNQSVLRVDGKSGAGTNVKERSDRSYRGALEIGQKNGQLYLVNELPFQQYLYSVVGAEVPSSWGTEALKAQAVAARSYALFQGNKFEVAHVVDTTLSQAYYGTAYEYPSIIQAVDATDGEVVMKDGKFVETVFSSNSGGMTADSTEVWGNRNDLFAAVESPGDSSSQAALKAWYHVLLPSGVTGYVREDNVKETGNATSAGLPYMTVTAKDTNVRPLPLIQSNVEPVSKMNPGETAVVLDKVAESNSFEWVRGPYTSDQLLATLKGKTANSLPASITTLDVTERGPSGRALTVKANGQVLDVKYPDMFRSAFNGLPSTLFDIESTGSYTVLSANGAVSTVSSGQTVSVISGSGNGNVKGSGTVVMNGTGTARVIESSPGFKFTGKGFGHGLGMSQWGAKGMADEGYDYKQILQHYYRNTTITKD, encoded by the coding sequence ATGGATAGGAACTGGACGAAATCATTATTCGGTTGGACCACCAAAGGACTCTTGTCGCTGGCTGTTGCCGGAAGCTTATGGAGCGCGCCCGCCGTGCAAGCAGCCGCCCCTTCGTTAGATACGATTCGGGTTGCGATGTTCCTGGATCTGGGAAGCCAGTATAAATCGACAACCAATGCCGTGACGCTGAAATCCGCCGAGGCTCTAACCGCATCGCTGCTTGCCTCCGGTATTCATCAGACCCTGATGAGCATCCCTGCGAACCAGCAGGTCCGGATGAGCGTGGATACATACCGCGTTAAGGTGCTTGAGACAACGGATTGGAAAGCCGCTTCGGAAGCAGCGAAAAAGCTGCAGGCGACAAGTGACAAACCGATGCTGTTTGCGGATGGCAAGGTGTACAAGCTGTACGCCGGCATGTACGGTACAGAAAAAGCGGCCGCGGATGCGGCTGCTCGGACAGCGAAGACAGCGGCTGCATATCTGAATGGGCAAACGCCAGCCGTTAAAGGCGCGCTGCATCTGTCTGCCGGATCGTACGGATCGGAGACTGAGGCGGAGACCGTGCGCAAAGCGTATGCCGATGCCGGTCTGGATGCATTCAATGTCATGGTGCCGTCCGGGGAAACTTCGGCTTATGAGGTGTGGGTAGGCGAAGCGGCAAACACGGCCGATCTCGCTGCCGTCAAGAAAGAAGCTGCAAAGGTATCCGGCAGCCTGGTTGAACAGAACGCCAATACGCCGGGTCTTATCATAAGAAGTGACGTAAGCCTGAATCTGGCGGCTCCCCAAGAGGTGACACAATACATGCTGTCAGGTAATCAATCCGTTCTGCGGGTTGATGGGAAGTCAGGAGCGGGAACGAATGTGAAGGAGCGATCCGATCGCTCATATCGGGGCGCTTTGGAGATCGGGCAAAAGAACGGTCAATTATACCTCGTCAACGAATTGCCGTTCCAGCAGTACCTATATTCCGTCGTGGGGGCGGAGGTGCCTTCTTCTTGGGGAACCGAGGCTCTGAAGGCACAGGCCGTGGCAGCGCGCAGCTATGCACTCTTCCAAGGTAATAAATTCGAAGTAGCGCATGTCGTGGACACCACGCTGAGCCAGGCCTATTATGGGACGGCTTATGAGTATCCAAGCATTATTCAGGCAGTGGATGCAACCGATGGCGAAGTCGTCATGAAAGACGGCAAATTCGTGGAAACCGTGTTTTCTTCCAACAGCGGCGGGATGACGGCGGACTCCACCGAGGTCTGGGGCAATCGTAACGATCTGTTTGCCGCGGTGGAAAGCCCTGGCGACTCCTCATCCCAGGCCGCGCTTAAAGCTTGGTATCATGTGCTTCTTCCGAGTGGCGTTACGGGTTACGTGCGTGAGGACAATGTAAAGGAAACCGGCAATGCAACATCGGCAGGTCTTCCTTATATGACTGTTACCGCGAAGGATACCAACGTGCGCCCGCTGCCGCTGATCCAATCGAACGTTGAGCCCGTAAGCAAGATGAATCCGGGAGAAACGGCCGTCGTCCTGGACAAAGTCGCGGAATCCAACAGCTTCGAATGGGTTCGAGGCCCTTATACTTCGGATCAATTGCTGGCCACTTTAAAAGGAAAAACCGCCAATAGCCTGCCGGCCTCCATTACTACGCTGGATGTAACGGAGCGAGGCCCGTCCGGACGGGCCCTCACGGTGAAAGCCAACGGTCAAGTGCTGGACGTAAAATATCCGGATATGTTCCGCTCGGCTTTTAACGGTCTGCCAAGCACATTGTTTGATATTGAATCGACCGGAAGTTATACTGTATTGAGCGCGAATGGTGCGGTATCAACGGTTTCGAGCGGTCAAACGGTATCCGTCATTTCCGGAAGCGGAAACGGAAACGTCAAAGGCTCCGGCACCGTCGTGATGAATGGAACGGGGACAGCACGCGTAATCGAAAGCTCTCCGGGCTTTAAATTTACCGGTAAAGGCTTCGGCCACGGACTGGGCATGTCGCAATGGGGTGCCAAAGGAATGGCCGACGAAGGGTATGATTATAAGCAGATACTCCAACACTATTACCGCAACACGACTATAACGAAGGACTGA
- the ruvB gene encoding Holliday junction branch migration DNA helicase RuvB, with protein MDDRIISANLMMDEQAVELSLRPRYLAEYIGQNQVKENLKVYIEAAKMRNEALDHVLLYGPPGLGKTTLANIIANELGVNLRTTSGPAIERPGDLAALLTNLQEGDVLFIDEIHRLHRTVEEVMYPAMEDFALDIMIGKGPSARSVRLDLPPFTLIGATTRAGLLSAPLRDRFGVVSRLEFYTVDELSYIVSRNADLLGIEILGEAAEEIALRSRGTPRIANRLLKRVRDYAQVRGDGMITPSIAQEALKMLQIDPMGLDFIDHKMLNAMIKSFRGGPVGLDTIAATIGEESQTIEDVYEPYLLQIGYLQRTPRGRVVTPTAYQYLGIPFPEDRR; from the coding sequence ATGGATGATCGAATTATTTCCGCCAATCTGATGATGGACGAACAGGCTGTCGAACTTAGTCTGCGTCCGCGTTATTTGGCTGAATATATAGGACAGAATCAAGTAAAGGAAAATTTGAAGGTATATATCGAGGCTGCAAAAATGCGCAACGAGGCGCTTGACCACGTGCTGCTGTACGGTCCTCCGGGACTTGGCAAAACGACGCTGGCCAATATTATCGCCAATGAGCTTGGCGTTAATCTGCGGACGACGTCCGGCCCGGCCATCGAACGGCCTGGCGATCTGGCGGCACTTTTGACCAATCTGCAGGAAGGAGACGTCCTGTTTATTGACGAGATCCACCGGCTGCACCGGACGGTGGAGGAAGTGATGTATCCGGCCATGGAGGATTTTGCGCTGGATATTATGATCGGGAAAGGGCCAAGCGCACGCTCCGTTCGCCTGGATCTTCCGCCGTTCACCCTAATTGGCGCCACTACCCGGGCTGGCCTGCTCTCAGCGCCGCTGAGGGACCGTTTTGGTGTAGTAAGCCGTCTGGAATTCTATACGGTAGATGAGCTGAGCTACATTGTGTCCCGCAATGCTGATCTTTTGGGGATCGAGATATTGGGAGAGGCTGCAGAAGAGATTGCCCTAAGATCTCGGGGGACACCGCGCATTGCGAACCGCCTCTTGAAGCGGGTACGCGATTATGCGCAAGTTCGGGGCGACGGCATGATCACGCCAAGCATCGCGCAGGAAGCTCTGAAGATGCTCCAAATCGATCCGATGGGCCTGGATTTTATCGATCACAAAATGCTGAACGCCATGATCAAGAGCTTCCGCGGGGGACCTGTGGGACTGGATACCATTGCCGCAACCATCGGGGAAGAAAGCCAAACCATAGAGGATGTTTATGAACCGTATCTTCTACAGATCGGTTATTTGCAGCGTACGCCTCGGGGACGCGTCGTAACGCCTACAGCTTATCAGTATTTAGGCATTCCCTTTCCGGAGGATCGCCGCTAA
- the ruvA gene encoding Holliday junction branch migration protein RuvA, protein MIDFLRGQVVHLESEYIVLDVQGVGYRVFCPNPYAFAKTEGTVTVFTHHHVREDAILLFGFPTREEQKLFRKLIEVSGIGPRVALGILGGGSPDHVVSAIYQENISFLIKLPGIGKKTAQRMILDLKDKLEGFGNASMMTGLFAIQEPESDDGGSAWSEAREGLKALGYTDSELDKVWLKIKDSGTSGESVDVLMKRALQQLFAG, encoded by the coding sequence ATGATCGATTTTTTACGGGGACAGGTTGTCCACTTAGAGAGTGAATATATTGTGCTGGATGTTCAAGGCGTAGGATACCGGGTGTTTTGTCCGAATCCGTATGCTTTTGCCAAAACGGAAGGAACCGTGACGGTCTTCACCCATCATCACGTTCGTGAGGATGCCATTCTGCTGTTTGGGTTTCCGACGCGGGAGGAGCAGAAGCTGTTCCGTAAGCTGATCGAGGTCTCGGGAATCGGCCCGCGCGTGGCGCTCGGCATACTCGGCGGAGGATCTCCGGATCATGTGGTTTCCGCGATCTATCAAGAGAATATATCCTTCTTGATCAAACTTCCGGGAATCGGCAAGAAAACAGCGCAGCGCATGATTTTGGATCTAAAGGATAAGCTTGAGGGCTTCGGGAATGCGAGCATGATGACCGGTCTTTTTGCCATCCAGGAGCCGGAATCGGATGATGGCGGCTCGGCATGGTCCGAGGCTCGCGAGGGCCTGAAGGCGCTTGGTTATACGGATAGCGAGCTGGATAAAGTCTGGCTGAAGATCAAGGATTCCGGCACAAGCGGCGAATCCGTCGATGTGCTCATGAAACGGGCACTGCAGCAGCTATTCGCTGGATAG
- the ruvC gene encoding crossover junction endodeoxyribonuclease RuvC translates to MRILGIDPGIAIVGFGFVDKVGSKVTPVQYGCIQTEAHTPDEERLHHVYEGMLQLIDKYEPEAVAFEKLFFNRNVTTAMSVSQARGVLILAAVQRGLPIAEYTPMQVKQAIVGYGKAEKKQVQEMVRMFLKLQSIPKPDDVADALAVAICHAHSYTLNSKLNEVLRK, encoded by the coding sequence TTGCGCATTTTAGGAATCGACCCGGGGATTGCGATTGTGGGCTTCGGGTTTGTCGATAAGGTTGGAAGCAAAGTCACGCCGGTCCAGTATGGCTGCATCCAGACGGAAGCCCATACACCGGATGAAGAGAGGCTGCATCACGTGTATGAAGGCATGCTGCAGCTTATCGATAAATATGAGCCGGAGGCCGTTGCGTTCGAGAAATTGTTTTTTAACCGCAACGTCACCACCGCGATGTCCGTATCCCAGGCGAGAGGAGTTCTCATACTGGCGGCGGTCCAGCGCGGACTCCCGATTGCAGAATATACGCCTATGCAGGTTAAGCAGGCCATCGTCGGCTATGGCAAGGCCGAGAAGAAGCAGGTACAGGAAATGGTCAGGATGTTCCTGAAGCTTCAGAGCATCCCAAAGCCCGACGATGTGGCGGATGCTCTGGCCGTGGCAATCTGCCACGCCCATTCTTACACACTTAATTCCAAATTAAATGAGGTATTGCGAAAATGA
- a CDS encoding BofC C-terminal domain-containing protein, whose protein sequence is MSVFHFFKKLFRKRWRRWRRAIWSCSIVVLVGVMVWSGQNITDQMKRLLTATFDETPLAVETMQYLQIEDDKQEERRQDQREFMQKLNTSKGKKHVHVRITYVCGIEEQDMGKLTADGIYELMNKNPLWQGRLDNKGNVWLEQTVSDLSPACKRQAYMSIDANGNLTLFDGPPEEEKVMRTFFQLDVGSMESSLPKDVIQQLEEGIRIQDMEEYNSVLSTFSDYARDMAENVMSPSP, encoded by the coding sequence TTGAGTGTTTTTCATTTCTTCAAGAAACTGTTCAGAAAACGGTGGAGACGTTGGAGACGCGCGATCTGGTCTTGTTCGATCGTAGTGCTCGTAGGTGTCATGGTATGGTCCGGCCAGAATATAACCGATCAGATGAAGAGGCTGCTCACCGCTACTTTCGATGAAACGCCGCTGGCTGTGGAAACGATGCAATACCTGCAAATCGAGGATGATAAGCAGGAGGAACGCAGGCAGGATCAGAGGGAATTCATGCAGAAGCTGAATACCTCGAAGGGAAAGAAGCATGTTCATGTCCGCATCACGTATGTCTGCGGCATTGAAGAGCAGGATATGGGAAAGCTTACGGCGGACGGCATTTATGAACTGATGAATAAAAATCCTTTATGGCAGGGACGGTTGGATAATAAAGGAAATGTCTGGCTCGAACAAACCGTATCCGACCTCTCACCCGCCTGCAAGCGGCAAGCCTATATGAGCATCGATGCCAACGGGAACTTAACGTTGTTTGACGGCCCGCCGGAAGAAGAGAAGGTCATGCGCACCTTCTTCCAACTGGATGTCGGCTCGATGGAATCCTCTTTGCCTAAAGACGTGATTCAGCAGCTTGAAGAAGGTATTCGAATTCAAGATATGGAAGAGTACAACAGTGTACTGTCAACCTTTAGCGACTATGCACGGGATATGGCCGAAAATGTCATGAGTCCTAGCCCTTGA
- a CDS encoding LysM peptidoglycan-binding domain-containing protein, whose protein sequence is MKIHIVKEGDTLYELSKKYDVPLAKIIDANPQLVDPNKLDVGAKIKVPTEPVQVPDGSQPIIHKHTVKQGDSLWKLSKAWGVTLKEIINANPQLKNPNALLVGEVVNIPSSGGSMESGVDDGVSMSSGSGAAAGKKKPGSKDYTGVKEEITAPIEQPPVVPEVKEPEPPILPKLPEISPFPEEPKKMEPEYKPEILPEIKKPIIMPEIKKPEIMPEVKKPEVMPEFKMPVIMPEFKPEYKPEYKPEFKPEFKPEFKPEFISPYKPMEPEYTYPVKTMPLPHPVHPIAEPCPPFAQMPMQMMPHPCPEFPFKEAPAFAMPPFGLHEGPCGCHEPMKWPGADYGNAVHPYHNMPQEAMPVSYNEGWESTVSGYPGLSEQPMSMDYSQFSITESYTGNMVSDYHPYPEHHHTAMTYGYVPSPCGCHGGEVGSHHHMPHFGYPQHGHRPYAPDMGASYQPWQGGMNYNAGAYGSPSVPMGTHGAYPSFVNPYEPNWNDRQNDQPIDSEFNATAPFETKQSNVTVSSEFENGTGPSISGEAGIEENNKPKAKVHRQQAKTGPATKKSRKPQSSARTKRDNPWIRG, encoded by the coding sequence GTGAAGATACACATCGTCAAGGAAGGCGACACCCTATATGAGCTGTCCAAAAAATACGACGTACCTTTAGCGAAAATCATCGATGCCAATCCACAGCTGGTGGATCCGAATAAGCTCGATGTCGGTGCCAAGATCAAAGTTCCGACCGAGCCCGTTCAGGTCCCTGACGGCAGCCAACCCATTATCCATAAGCATACGGTAAAGCAGGGAGACTCCCTCTGGAAACTGTCCAAGGCATGGGGAGTCACTCTGAAGGAAATCATCAATGCCAATCCGCAGCTTAAAAATCCGAATGCCCTGCTGGTGGGAGAAGTCGTCAACATCCCTTCATCAGGCGGTTCTATGGAGTCCGGCGTTGATGACGGGGTTTCCATGAGCAGTGGCAGCGGTGCAGCTGCAGGCAAGAAGAAACCCGGCAGCAAGGATTACACCGGAGTTAAGGAAGAAATAACAGCGCCGATCGAGCAGCCTCCGGTCGTTCCTGAGGTTAAGGAGCCTGAGCCGCCGATTCTGCCGAAGCTTCCGGAGATTTCGCCTTTCCCCGAGGAGCCTAAGAAAATGGAACCGGAATACAAACCGGAGATATTACCTGAAATCAAGAAGCCGATCATCATGCCGGAAATCAAGAAACCAGAGATTATGCCAGAGGTGAAAAAACCGGAAGTGATGCCGGAATTTAAAATGCCCGTAATCATGCCAGAGTTTAAACCAGAATACAAACCAGAATACAAACCAGAATTCAAACCGGAGTTCAAGCCAGAGTTTAAACCCGAATTCATATCTCCATATAAACCTATGGAGCCGGAGTATACGTATCCTGTCAAAACCATGCCGTTACCGCATCCTGTTCATCCCATAGCCGAACCATGTCCGCCTTTTGCCCAGATGCCGATGCAGATGATGCCTCATCCGTGTCCGGAGTTTCCTTTTAAAGAGGCACCCGCATTTGCAATGCCTCCATTCGGTCTTCATGAAGGCCCCTGCGGGTGTCATGAGCCTATGAAATGGCCGGGCGCCGATTATGGCAATGCCGTCCATCCGTATCACAACATGCCGCAGGAAGCGATGCCTGTTTCCTACAATGAAGGCTGGGAAAGTACAGTTTCAGGATATCCGGGTCTTTCTGAACAGCCGATGAGCATGGACTATTCCCAGTTCTCGATCACGGAATCTTATACAGGGAATATGGTTTCCGACTACCATCCATATCCTGAGCATCATCATACCGCAATGACATATGGTTATGTTCCGTCTCCTTGCGGATGCCACGGGGGAGAAGTGGGTTCACACCATCACATGCCGCATTTCGGGTACCCACAACATGGGCATCGTCCATACGCGCCTGACATGGGGGCATCGTATCAACCGTGGCAGGGGGGAATGAACTACAATGCTGGTGCATACGGCTCTCCGTCTGTACCTATGGGAACACATGGAGCCTATCCTTCATTTGTAAATCCATATGAACCGAACTGGAATGATCGACAAAATGACCAGCCGATCGATTCCGAATTCAATGCTACAGCTCCTTTCGAAACGAAGCAAAGCAATGTGACGGTTAGCAGTGAATTTGAAAACGGTACGGGGCCATCCATATCCGGAGAGGCCGGCATTGAAGAGAATAACAAGCCGAAAGCCAAAGTCCATCGTCAGCAAGCCAAAACAGGACCGGCAACCAAGAAATCGCGCAAGCCGCAATCTTCTGCCAGAACCAAGCGCGACAATCCTTGGATAAGGGGTTAA